The Halictus rubicundus isolate RS-2024b chromosome 5, iyHalRubi1_principal, whole genome shotgun sequence nucleotide sequence ACAGATTGAAACGTTCGGTTAGATTCCTGTGGAAAGAGGCCTAGCGCCCCTTCGGCTCGGCGAAGCCAAACTTTCCACCCTCCGCTTGGCTGGCCTGTTTTGCGAATCCGTGGAAGTTTTTCAAGAATCCATCGTAACCGCGACCGGCGACGTGACCTTTGGATTCCTGCTCGGCCCGGGAGTTCTTGGTCGCTCCCTTCTTCCCGGTTCTCGCTCCATCGGAGCCCGCGTTCCTGCTCGCCCCCTTCTCGTACGTGCCCTCGTGCGCGACATGCTTCTCCTTGTACCGGCCGTGCTTCTTCGAGTGTCCGCCTTCGTCGTCGTTATCGTAGAAATCGTGGTCCCTCTTGAACTCGTCCTTGTGATAAACATTTCGGTAGCCACCGGCCTTGCTGTCTAAATAGTCGCTCTTCTTCCTCTGATGGTTGTTTCCGCCTTTTCCACCAGCCCTTGCCTCCTCGTGTCCGGAGTCGGCGTCCTCCTCGTAATGGCTCTTCTTCTTCCCACCGCTCTCGACGTACTGACTCTTCTGCTTCTCCTTCTGGTGATCGCCCTTCTGTCCCTTCTCCAGACTGGCCACTTTCTGCCGTTGAACGTCGTGGCTGCTGCCCGATGTCTGTCCAGCCCCTCCGTGTTGATTGGATCCTCtcaacgattgatgtttcggggTGACCTTCGTGGCCTGGGTGTCCGCGTACCTCAGCTCCATGTGGTCCACGCCGGGCGGCTTCACGCCGGTATAGTGAGCCGGCAGCATTTCAGCCTCGGGCTCCAAGGATAGGGTTGTCAGGTGCTTATCGACGCGCGGCGCCTTGATGGGGATCAGCCTCGACGACTGGTAGTCGCTTCCTCGCGTCAGGTCCTCGACTTCTACGTAAGATTGCTTCGTGTCGATCACCGTTGGGCTCCGGCTCTGCGGCGTGTACACGAAAACCGTGTACGCCTTCGTCGAGGCGACCCAGAAGCAGAGGACCGCGTAAATGGTCCTCCATCTTCTGCTCGAGACGTTCATTTTCTCTGCGCTTTTTCTTTGTTTGTAACGGTCTACTTCACCTCGAGACCGAACCTTTCAAGCGGCATGCCGCAGACTGTAATGATTCACCGGAGGCTTCTCCGAAGCGGACCGGCTCGCGGAATCGCGCTCGGGTGTACTCTAATCACGCGGCCCTAAGCCCACCTCTTTTATATGTCTCGACAGCCGATCGAGAGCGTTCCGACGCGATCGCCACTCGCCCAAGACTGCAGAATGCATCTGGAAGGACGTACTTACCGGCCACGTCCGCGTTTCGACAAAGTCCGATCGGCCGATTTCACCGTGAAATTCTCGGCCGATCTCACCGGTTCCGCCAAGGCTCGCGTTCCACGATCCGTACCCCGCGAACGACCTTCAGGCCGCTAGGATTAAGAAATTGGAATCGGAGCtgggtaaaataaaattttagataGTCAACAGGGAATAATTCTGTTTCTCTTGAAGCATGCTTCACAGGTGGCCAGTATttggtgaaataaatatttcaaatactattcagtattttacattttacttgGCTTggaaaaaatagtattttgaaataTATACAAGTTTCAGAaagcatatatttttattttgacgatctaaatcacaaaataaaatattattccgaTAATCTAAATTGTAAGATAAGATATTTTTAGTTCCACCATCTAatccacaaaataaaatatttttattttaataatctggcgtaaaataaaatactttaatCTCAATTTCAAAaagcatatatttttattttgccgatctaaatcacaaaataaaatattatttcgataatCTAAATTGTAAGATAAGATATTTTTACTTCCACCATCTAatccacaaaataaaatatttttattttaataatctggcgtaaaataaaatactttaatCTCAATTTCAAAaagcatatatttttattttgccgatctaaatcacaaaataaaatattatttcgataatCTAAATTGTAAGATAAGATATTTTTACTTCCACCATCTAatccacaaaataaaatatttttattttaataatctggCGTAAAATAAAACACTTTAATCTCTCTTAAAGTATTGAATCATCCTATAAATAATACGAATTTTGAGTAACAAAaaagataaattaaaataaataaaatattgtatttctgAGTATTGAAATCTGAGTATTTTCAatattctttaaataaaatacaaattcaaattgatatttaaaaaaatttttaccagCTAATAAAATAtgatgtttttaaattcttgcgGTCGCTTTTGTCGACCTAGCGTTTTAAATTCAGTCTCATCTACCAACATGTTATATAAAAGTATGTGGAAAAAGACCTTCCAGCATATTAGGAGCAAGTTTACTTGTTCTCCGACAGTATTGTGTCTTTATGCAATTGTACTTCCTAGAGACTTTGTTGAAGTAAAACCTGAGTGTTTCACTTTGTATGAaaagatttttcttttctcgatacaGGCTCCAGTTATCCAATCGTATTAATTAACAAAATTCTAGTTGATTAAAACAAAGAAACGTTCTAAGATTTAAATTATACATTGcttgtaaataaaaatttcacattAAGTATAtgtaaatgtttcgttttctcATTTTCTAAAAAAGTCAACTTGCACTATACTAACAATAAACGGTTCATATATACTGTTTTAACACTTTTGTGATGTGGATCATTTTTAATCCATTAAAAGTTACAGTATATGGTTTTCGTTGT carries:
- the LOC143354581 gene encoding uncharacterized protein LOC143354581 encodes the protein MNVSSRRWRTIYAVLCFWVASTKAYTVFVYTPQSRSPTVIDTKQSYVEVEDLTRGSDYQSSRLIPIKAPRVDKHLTTLSLEPEAEMLPAHYTGVKPPGVDHMELRYADTQATKVTPKHQSLRGSNQHGGAGQTSGSSHDVQRQKVASLEKGQKGDHQKEKQKSQYVESGGKKKSHYEEDADSGHEEARAGGKGGNNHQRKKSDYLDSKAGGYRNVYHKDEFKRDHDFYDNDDEGGHSKKHGRYKEKHVAHEGTYEKGASRNAGSDGARTGKKGATKNSRAEQESKGHVAGRGYDGFLKNFHGFAKQASQAEGGKFGFAEPKGR